A region of the Candidatus Bathyarchaeota archaeon genome:
CTAATAGTATCAACCGAATGCCCACGGTGGGCAACTACCTCCCGTTTTGCTGAGGCGGCGATGCTGGACCTTATAGCTAGTCGTCGCTCTTTCTTGTTAATCTCTTTCCTAATGATCTTTTCCGATTTAGGGGGGAAAGCAGCATGACCCCCTACAATGCTTACACCAAAGGCTGCTCTACTACTCCCTTTTTGCCGAGGAACACGGGACATGCCCCTGCCGGTACCCCATGATTCGGCGCTAGTCCGCTTCCCCGCACGAGGGTCTCTACCTTGTGGCTGGAATCTATGAGACTGTTGAAACAAGACAGCTTTTTTAATCAAATCAGGCCTAATAGGGGTCTGAAAAATTATTGGTATTTCAAGATCGCCTTTTTTCTCGTTTTCGAGATTGAGCACAGTGGCATTCATATTAGTTCTCTCCATTCCTGAACTCCGTGTTAAGATAAGTGACTTTGATTGGGTCCAAGGGATTTTTCAATCTCCGTGACGCCTTTCTCAAAGTTATAAGCCTCTTAGCTGGGCCCATGACACTCCCTTTAAGGAGAACATAGTCTCCTTGAAGATTGCCGTAACTCTTGAATCCCCCTGCAGGGGTCACCCTCTTAAAGTCTGAGCCCATAAGAAGGATGCGCTTGTTACGCTCCATCCTATTGTGAAGACCCATCTGGCCAGCTCGGGGGACACCTGGCATTACACGCCGTGGCTTCCATGGACCTATGGATGCGACGCCTCGTTTGGTTTTCCTGGATTTCCTTTGAAGAATCCTGACGCCCCAACGCTTTACTGGGCCTTGAAATCCCTTACCCTTGGTAACGCCTATAATATCGATCGTCTCACCTAGTTTGAAGATATCAGAAATTCCTTTACGTTCTCCAAAAAGCCCTTTAGCGTACTCCAGTTGATCCGGTATAGAGCCACCTCCAATGGCTATCTCTAAGATGTCCGCATTTTTCTTGGAGACCCCAGCTTTGTGGGGCTGGGTTGCAGCAATAACTCTTAACTGGTGGATCCTGTCAACGAATCTATCGAGAATCTTGAGGCCACTATCAGGTTTTATACCTCTAATAGTTTTAATCGTCTTGAGGACGTTTATGGGTAGATCATCCATCCATGCCTCGGCTATAGCCTTGAGGCCATCATAAGTTTTCTCGTATCCCCTGATTCCTACGATAGTCATAGGAGGTACATCGATAATAGTCGCAGCATTTTTCATCTCCATCCCAAAATCAGGGGAATTAGGCCTGTCCTCAATGACGAAAGCGTGAGTCATGCCGGCTTTATAGCCTGCAAAG
Encoded here:
- a CDS encoding 50S ribosomal protein L3 codes for the protein MPRVRSPKRGSRAFSPRKRAKNINGRVRFWPEARGDPHLLGFAGYKAGMTHAFVIEDRPNSPDFGMEMKNAATIIDVPPMTIVGIRGYEKTYDGLKAIAEAWMDDLPINVLKTIKTIRGIKPDSGLKILDRFVDRIHQLRVIAATQPHKAGVSKKNADILEIAIGGGSIPDQLEYAKGLFGERKGISDIFKLGETIDIIGVTKGKGFQGPVKRWGVRILQRKSRKTKRGVASIGPWKPRRVMPGVPRAGQMGLHNRMERNKRILLMGSDFKRVTPAGGFKSYGNLQGDYVLLKGSVMGPAKRLITLRKASRRLKNPLDPIKVTYLNTEFRNGEN
- the rpl4p gene encoding 50S ribosomal protein L4 encodes the protein MNATVLNLENEKKGDLEIPIIFQTPIRPDLIKKAVLFQQSHRFQPQGRDPRAGKRTSAESWGTGRGMSRVPRQKGSSRAAFGVSIVGGHAAFPPKSEKIIRKEINKKERRLAIRSSIAASAKREVVAHRGHSVDTISQLPIIVDDEMQSLKKTREVKILFQKLGIWPDVERADRKKIRAGRGKTRGRKKKEGKGPLIVISEDLGIVKAAMNLPGVDIVNVRNLNAELLAPGAHPGRLVVWTESAFNALDKVWGGGNI